CGGAACAGACTGTCGGTCATGGGATTCTGCTCGCTGACCACCGCCATCCACAGCCCGATTGCCGCAAGAACCGAAATTACCAGTATGAATTTGTCGTTCCGGAAAATTTTATTTAATAATTTCATTGGTGGTTCTCCTTTTTCGCAAACAGTTTTTTACGCTTTTCCTGCTGTTCGGGCATAATGATTAAAAGCTTGCGCAAAAGATTCTGCAGGCTTTCCCGGTCATAGTTACGGGTAAGCATACCCTTTCTTGCCACCGAGATTTTGCCCGTTTCCTCCGAAACCACAATCACCAGCGCATCCGACTGCTCCGAAAGCCCGATTGCCGCTCTGTGGCGCGTGCCAAGCTCAGAGGGGAGTGCCGCGTTCTGGGTTAAGGGCAGTAAACAGCCTGCCGCGCGGATTTTGTTTTTGGAAATCACCACCGCACCGTCATGAAGCGGTGTGTTGGGAAAGAATATGTTGCCGATGATTTCTTTGGTCACCACAGAATCCAATTTTTTGCCTGTGGCAATCACATCATTTAAGCGGGATTTCTGTTCAATGACAATCAAAGCACCCGTGCGTTTTGCGGAAAGTGCCTGACAGGCATCCGCAATCTCTACAATGTCCTGCTCTAAGGCTTCGTTATTTTGCTCCTGATTGGTAAAGGGCAGTAAATCACCTACAGTGGAAGTACCCATGCGCTCTAACGCATGCCGAAGCTCGGGCTGGAAAATAATAATCAGTGCCAAAAGGCCTACCTCTAAGGTTTTGCTCAATACAAAATTCAATACGTTTAAGTTCAGCCAGCCCGAAACCTGCAACACCACAAACAGCAGCAGTATGCCTTTAAAAAGCTGTAGTGCACGGGTTTCCTTGAAAAAGTGAATCAGGCTGTAAATGATAACCGTGATGATTAAAATATCCACTAAATCATTCAGCGCAAAAATGTTTATGTAGCTTCCGAAAAACCGTAAAAACCGTTCCATAACTGTGTGTTTCATCCCCTTACGTTTAAATTAAAATGCTGTCCGCGTTTCAATGCTTTTTTGGGTTAAAATTATATAACATCTATTTTATTATACACCAAAACAAGGGGTACTGTCAACAATATTCAAAAATTTTTCGACCTCGGATTTGCGGTTGAAGCGGGATAAACTTGCCCGTACCGTGCCGATGCCCAAGGTGCCTAAGGTTTTGTGGGCTAAGGGCGCGCAATGCAGACCGCTCCGCACACAGATGCCGTGGCGGTCTGACAGATATTCCGAGACGGTTACGCAATCCACACCCCGGATGTTAAATGCCACAAGGGGCGCGGTTTTTTCGGTTAAAGGGGTGTAAAGCTCCACATGGGGGATGGAGGAAAGTCCTCTTTTTAACAAGACATTCAATTCTTCGGTGGGGTCGCTGTCCGAACGGTTGACAAACCGCGCACCCTCTGCAAGTCCTGCAAAGCCCACACCGTTTACCGTGCCACTCTCTAAGCTTTCGGGAAAAATGTCGGGTTGGGAAAGACTTTCGGATAAAATGCCCGTACCGCCCAAAATCAGCGGACGGATTTTCAAGCCCCGTCTTACATATAAAAATGCCGTACCCTGCGGACCGAACAGCGCCTTGTGTCCCGAGCATACAATAAAGTCAATGCCCCCGACCGAAAGGGGAATATGTCCGAGGGACTGGGAGGCGTCCACCAGCAGATACAGATTGGCTTCTCTTGCCAAGTCAATGTAGCCCTGAAGCGGTTGGATTTTGCCGTTTACATTGGAGGCATGGTTGACAATCAGCATTTTGGTTTCGGGACGGATTTTTTTCCTTGCTTCTGTCGCACCGTCGCAGATGTCGTATTCAAAACGGCTGTGGACGGGACGCAGGACGGCATTATGCTCGTAGGGGGTTAAAATCACATGGTCGCCTTGGTTTAACATGCCGAAAATCACGGTGTTTAACGCAACGGTTGCCGAGGGCAGGAGTGCAATGCGCTCGGGCAGGGCAGAAATGAGACGTGCAAGCTCCAAACGGGCATCAAAAATCACGTCCGAGGCGCGCATGGCAAGGGCGTGACTGCCTCTGCCCGGGTTTCCGCCCTCATGAAGCATATACCGTTTCATGGCTTTTAAAACGGTTTTCGGCTTTCGGAGGGTGGTGGCGCTGTTATCCAAGTAAATCATAGTCGGCATCTCCTTTCTTGCGGTAGATTCCGTGGATTTTCAGCATCAGCTCGTCTGTGATTTTCAAAAGGGCGGGTAGGTCGGCACGCTTGACCTTGACCATATACGAGCAACCTTTTTTGGCAATACGTTTGGGGGTGTGCCCGATGGCACAGGTGATTCCGCTCCGCTCTAAAAGCTGTTCGACCCGTTTGGCGTAAGTGACCGATGATAAAATGACCAGCACATAGTCCTGCATAAAAAATCCTCTCCTTTATAGCAGTATATGTAAAAAAAGAGAGGGATGTTAACAATCGCGTCGCAAAAAGCCTTCCTTTTACGCATATGCCTTGTCGGCATATGCTTTTTTAGCAGGCTGTTGCTCCTTTTTCGCAAAAAGTATTACTTGTAAACTTTTTGCGAGTGCGCACTGCGTTCGCGTTTTCTCTCCTTTAAGTCTCACTGCGTTCGACAGCTTCCTCGTCAGAGGAAGCCTTTTTTGCTTTCTCCTCTAAGGGAAAGCTGTTTTTTTAACGGATTGCGCTAAGAGAGGTCTTGAAAAACAGCGAGCGAAGCGAGCCACAGCCGAAAAGTATTACTTGTAAACTTTTCGGCTAAAAGGAGGAGCAGACCGAAAAAGAAGCAAGACGTTTTTTTAAACGGATTGCGCTAAGAGAGGTTTTGAAAAACAGCGAGCGAAGCGAGCCACAGCCGAAAAGTATTACTTGTAAACTTTTCGGCTAAAAGGAGGAGCAGACCGAAAACGAAGCAAGACGTTTTTTAAAACGGATTGCGCTAATTGAGGTCTTGCTCCGACGTGGGTGTAAAGTATTCATTTTTTAGAAAGTCAATACCCACAATCCACGCACCGTCTTTGTACACGGCAGCCTCGAAAAAGGGAAGAAGCGGATGGGGATCGATACCGATAACCGCAGGCACCGCAAATAATGCTCCGTCCTTTAACGGATAATAAAGCACTTTTTCATTGGGCAGGCTGTTTTCCAGACTGCAACGGATGTTATCTTTGCTGTACGGCGTAAACTCTAAACCGCAGATTTGCATACAATCACCTCTTGGTTTATTGTATGTGAAAATACTGCATTCTTATGAATTGACTTTTTCTGTAAAATGGTGTATAATGACTATGATTATCATTTCAGGAGGTGCTTTGCATGCGCAAGACAAAAATTGTATGTACATTAGGTCCCGCATCCCGGGACGAGGCAACCATCGAAGAAATGTTAAAAGCGGGCTTAAATGTTGCCCGTATCAATTTCTCCCATGGCACCCACGAAGAGCATAAAAAAACCATTGATACCTTCCGAAAGGTTCGTGATAAATTAAAAAAGCCCGCGGCGGTGATGCTGGACACAAAAGGTCCCGAAATCCGCATCGGCACTTTTGAACAGGCTCCTGTTTTGCTGGAGGAGGGGCAGACCTTTACCTTAACCACCAAGGATATAAAGGGCAATAAGGACTGCGTTTCTGTAACCTATGACAAGCTTCCACAGCAGTTAAAGGAAGGCAACACCGTTTTGATTGACGACGGCAGAATCCGCATGCTTGTTACCGGTCTTACCGATACCGATGTAATCTGTAAGGTGCAAAACGGCGGTGAGGTGAGCGACCGCAAGGGCGTGAACATTCCGTATGTGCATTTGGATTTTCCGTACATGAGCGAGCAGGACGAAAAGGATTTGATTTTCGGCATCGAGCAGGACGTGGATTTTGTGGCGGCATCCTTTGTGCGCTCCAAAGAAGACGTGATTGCCATGCGTAAATTTTTGGATTACTATGGCGGACATTCCATTAAAATCATCGCCAAAATCGAGAACATGGAGGGCGTGGAGAATTTTGATGAAATCCTAAAGCATTCGGACGGCATCATGGTTGCCCGGGGCGACATGGGTGTCGAAATTGAGTTCGAGCGTCTGCCCGGTCTGCAGAAGCGGTTTATCCAGAAATGCTACCGCGCAGGTAAAATGGTTATCATTGCTACCCAGATGCTAGAGTCTATGATTCACAGCCTAACGCCCACCAGAGCGGAAATTACCGATATTGCCAATGCGGTGTTTGACGGCACCTCTGCCATCATGCTTTCGGGCGAGACAGCGGTGGGTGACCATCCTGCCCATGTTATCCGCGTCATGGAAAAGATTGCAAGTCAGGCAGAAAAGGATGCCTTTGACATGGATATTTATCAGAATGTTGCCTACGAAAACGATGAAGAGGACGGCACCAACGCCATTTGCGATGCGGCATGTACCATGGCAAAGGACGTAAATGCCAAGGCGATTTTAGCGGTTACCCGCTCGGGCTATACCGCACGCCGTGTGTCCAAATTCCGTCCCGTACAGCCCATTATTGCCACCACCCCCGAAGAAAAGACCTTCCATCAGCTTTCTATGTCCTGGGGTGTGTATCCGGTAAAATCGCTGTTTCAGCCGGATGCAAATGTGCTGTTTACCCATTCGGTGGACTGCGCAAAGCGGTATGATTATGTTAAGGATAACGACCGTGTGGTTATCACAGCCGGCACGGACGATTCAACAGACGTGTTAAAGCTTCACATTGTAAAGCCCTTTAAATAAGATACTTTTTTCCGAGAGGATGGTAAGTCATGCGTAAATTGCAGAGCCGTATGGTCGGCCCCGATGTTTTAAAAATCGCAGCTACAATTTATGTTATTTTTATCCATCATAAAATCCAGTCCAACGCCCGTTTTGCGCTTCAGCATACCATTATGCTGGTGCTGTGGGCGGTTTTGGCATTGGCGGTATCCTATTTTATTTATCGGCTCGGCAAAAAAGGGGGCTGGAGCAAGAAAACCTTAGTCTGGAGCGCCCTTTCCCCGTTGCTGTTTGTGCTAAGCCTTTATACGCTCCGGAAATTTGCGGTAACGGTATTTTTCATGGTGTCGGGGTATATGCTGACCGGCTCACTTCAGCGCATGGAATCTCCCTTTAAAACCTGGTACCGACAGGAAAATTTAGTTCCCAGAATTCTGCGGTTTTATTTAACCCTGCTTCCCATTTTTGTGATTGGTATTCTGATTCAGGTTTGCTTTAAAGGCTTTTCCTAT
The sequence above is drawn from the Clostridia bacterium genome and encodes:
- the cdaA gene encoding diadenylate cyclase CdaA, producing the protein MERFLRFFGSYINIFALNDLVDILIITVIIYSLIHFFKETRALQLFKGILLLFVVLQVSGWLNLNVLNFVLSKTLEVGLLALIIIFQPELRHALERMGTSTVGDLLPFTNQEQNNEALEQDIVEIADACQALSAKRTGALIVIEQKSRLNDVIATGKKLDSVVTKEIIGNIFFPNTPLHDGAVVISKNKIRAAGCLLPLTQNAALPSELGTRHRAAIGLSEQSDALVIVVSEETGKISVARKGMLTRNYDRESLQNLLRKLLIIMPEQQEKRKKLFAKKENHQ
- a CDS encoding aminotransferase class V-fold PLP-dependent enzyme; amino-acid sequence: MIYLDNSATTLRKPKTVLKAMKRYMLHEGGNPGRGSHALAMRASDVIFDARLELARLISALPERIALLPSATVALNTVIFGMLNQGDHVILTPYEHNAVLRPVHSRFEYDICDGATEARKKIRPETKMLIVNHASNVNGKIQPLQGYIDLAREANLYLLVDASQSLGHIPLSVGGIDFIVCSGHKALFGPQGTAFLYVRRGLKIRPLILGGTGILSESLSQPDIFPESLESGTVNGVGFAGLAEGARFVNRSDSDPTEELNVLLKRGLSSIPHVELYTPLTEKTAPLVAFNIRGVDCVTVSEYLSDRHGICVRSGLHCAPLAHKTLGTLGIGTVRASLSRFNRKSEVEKFLNIVDSTPCFGV
- a CDS encoding DUF3343 domain-containing protein, whose amino-acid sequence is MQDYVLVILSSVTYAKRVEQLLERSGITCAIGHTPKRIAKKGCSYMVKVKRADLPALLKITDELMLKIHGIYRKKGDADYDLLG
- the pyk gene encoding pyruvate kinase, with the protein product MRKTKIVCTLGPASRDEATIEEMLKAGLNVARINFSHGTHEEHKKTIDTFRKVRDKLKKPAAVMLDTKGPEIRIGTFEQAPVLLEEGQTFTLTTKDIKGNKDCVSVTYDKLPQQLKEGNTVLIDDGRIRMLVTGLTDTDVICKVQNGGEVSDRKGVNIPYVHLDFPYMSEQDEKDLIFGIEQDVDFVAASFVRSKEDVIAMRKFLDYYGGHSIKIIAKIENMEGVENFDEILKHSDGIMVARGDMGVEIEFERLPGLQKRFIQKCYRAGKMVIIATQMLESMIHSLTPTRAEITDIANAVFDGTSAIMLSGETAVGDHPAHVIRVMEKIASQAEKDAFDMDIYQNVAYENDEEDGTNAICDAACTMAKDVNAKAILAVTRSGYTARRVSKFRPVQPIIATTPEEKTFHQLSMSWGVYPVKSLFQPDANVLFTHSVDCAKRYDYVKDNDRVVITAGTDDSTDVLKLHIVKPFK